From the genome of Frateuria soli:
GTGTCCGGCAGCATCGCCAGCAGCACCGAGCCTTCCGGCGCGTCGTTGGCCGCCTGCAGCGCCGCCGCCAGCGTGGCGCCGGAAGAGAGGCCCACGAAGATGCCTTCCTGCTCCGCCAGCTTGCGCGAGGTATCGCGGGCGAGCGTGTCGTCCACGGGCAGGATCTCGTCGACCACCTTGCGGTTCAGCACGCCCGGAACGAAATCCGGGGTCCAGCCCTGGATCTTGTGCGGCTGCCATTCCTTGCCCGACAGCAAGGCCGCGCCGGCCGGTTCGCTGGCGATGATCTTCACCTCGGGCCGCGCGACCTTCAGCACCTCGCCCACGCCGGTCAGCGTGCCGCCGGTGCCCCAGCCGGTGACGAAGAAGTCGAGCCGGCGGCCGGCGAAATCGCGCAGGATCTCCGCCGCCGTGGTGCTGCGGTGATAGGCGGGATTGGCGGGGTTCTCGAACTGGTTGGCGAGGAACCAGCCGTACTTTTTCGCCAGCTCGTCGGCCTTCTGCACCATGCCGGTGCCCCGCGCGGCCGCGGGCGTCAGCACCACCTTGCCGCCGTAGGCGCGGATCAGCTTGCGCCGCTCGATCGAGAAGGTCTCGGTCATGACCGCCACGAACGGATAACCGCGCGCCGCGCACACCGCCGCCAGCGCGACGCCGGTATTGCCGGAGGTCGCCTCGATCACGGTCTGGCCCGGCTTGAGCGTGCCGCGCTGTTCGGCATCCAGGATGATCGCCAGCGCGAGGCGGTCCTTCACCGAGCCGGCGGGGTTGAAGGCCTCGACCTTCACGTAAAGCTCGACGTTCTTCGGGGCCAGCCGGTGCAGCTTGACGATCGGCGTGTTGCCGATGGTGTCGAGGATGCTGTCGTAGATCATGGGTGGTGACTCCTTGGAAGAGTGGCCGGCGGACGCGCCGGCGAGCGGGTCATGCCTGGTGGAGCGCGGCGGGCACGTCGTCCTGGCGTGCCGGCAGGCGAGCGCGGGCGGCCCTGCCCGCGTCGCCAGTGTCCCCGGTGCGCACTCCGGGCGGAGGCGCAGCCGGACCACGCCAGCGACTCCGCCAGCGTGGCGACCTCGCCGAGTATCAGCAGCGCAGGTGAACGGACCGCATGGACCGCGGCGCGATCGAGCGCATCGTGCGAGGTCCGGTTCGCGCTGACCAGGCGCACAGGCGCGCGCCAGCCAGCCTGGGCAACGCGGCCACCTTGCGCCCGGCCGCGCCAGCGGCACCCACCAGCAGGGGGCGGCGGGACCGGTCGGCGAACAGCGGGAAAGGCATCAAGTGGAATGGTCTGCAAGGGGGAAGCCCGGACACGCCAGGCGAGCGCGCGATCTGCCACAAATGATTTCCGGCGGGGTCCATGTGCCCTCGCGGCATGTCGTCCGGCCGCGTGACCGCAGGTGCCGCAATGGCGAGCGCGGCGCGGCGCTTCCGGACGCCGCCTGACCGTTCGCCTCGCCCGGCAGGCTCTTGCTCCCTCTCTCCGCCGGGGAGAGGGTCTGGCCCGCGAGGTTCCGGAACCAGGCCGGGGCTGGGCGGCTTTCGGGAGCTCCGGAACGGCATGCGGGGTAGCTCCCCGCGAGCCCTCACTCCGGTCCTCCGCCCGGAGGCGGAGAGGGAGCGGGCCTACTGCGTATTTGCCGGATGCTGCTCGCGCAGGATCTCCACCACGTCGGGGAAGGAGAACCAGGCGGGGATCTCGCTGCCCTCGCGCAGGCGCCGACGCAGCTCGGTGCCGGAAATGTCGCGCACCTCGTCCGTGGGCTGTACCTCGGTGGCGGGAATGTAGGCGTCGCGGTTGACCGCGTACACCATGGCCGGGAACGGCACGATGCGGATGCCGAGTTCTTCCTGGTGCCGCTCCAGCATTTGCTGGGCCTCGTACGGGCCATAGAACGGCTGGCCGTTGGCGTCCTTGCCCGGTCCCGCGTGGTCGCGCCCGACGATGAAATGGCTGGCGCCGTAGTTCTTGCGGATGATCGCGTGCCACACCGCCTCGCGCGGACCACCCATGCGCATCGCCAGGGGCAGCAGCGACAGCCTGGCCTGGCCTTCGGGATAGTGCGGGAGCAGCGCGCGGTAGCAGCGCACGCGGGTGGAGTAGTCGACGTCGTCCGGCTTGGTGCGGCCGACCGAAGGCTGGATCAGCAGCCTGGCGCCGACCTGTTCGGCGGCGCGCAGGGTCAGTTCGCGGTGCGCGCGGTGCATCGGGTTGCGCGTCTGGAAGGCGACGATGCGGTGCCAGCCCTGGTCCTCGAACCACGCGCGCAGGCTGCGCGGCGTGTCGCGCAGCTCCGGAAAGTCGGGGTGGACGGGCGGTTGCAGCCCGTGCACCCGCCCGCCCAGGTAGACCGGTCCGGTGCGGTCGAGCAGTTCGGCCACGCCCGGGTGCGTGCGGTCGCTGGTGCCGAAGACGCGCTGCGCCTCGTGCAGCCGGTCGGGCCAATAGATGTCCTGCACGTCGAGTATCGCCAGCGCTACGCCCCGGCCGTCGCGCAGCACGACTTCGCTGCCGCGCGCAAGGCCGGCCGCGAACGCCTCGCCCACATCCAGCGTGATCGGCATCGGCCACAGCGTGCCGTCGGTCAGGCGCATGTCCCGGACCACGCCATCGTAGTCGTCGCGGCCAAGGAAACCTTCCAGCGGCGAGAACGCACCCGAGAGCAGCAGTTCCAGGTCGCACAACCGGCGCGTGTCCAGTTCCAGCGAAGGCAGGTCGCCGATACGCGCACCGAGCGCCTGGGCTTCGGCCGGCGGCAGGTAAAGATCCTTGAGTACACCGCCATGCGGGGCGATCAACTGCCCGGAGCCACCTGTATCGGCAGCGAGCGCAATTCCGTTCACGGGGCCCTCCTCCAGTCGCTGGCGGCCTAGGCTAAAGCAAGGCTCGCGGCCAGGTGTGCAGGAACATTCACGCAGGAGCCCGAACAAGCGGGCGATCCGCCGGTGGCCGGCCAGCAGCCCGGTATACGCGCCGGCGTGCTCCCTGCTCAGCACGCGCATCAGGCCAATGGGCCGCCAGACCGCCGCGCGACGACGCATGTACTGGCGGCGTTGCGGGGTACGACGGAGCGCTGCCCGGCATCACCGGTGCGGCAGGCGTTCACGCGGCCTTGTCCTTTTGGACGTCTCAATGATGGGCCCGGACAAAACCCGCGGCGCGTTGATCGCGCCAGGGAAAGGATTGCTCCAGATGTTGACATACCAGCCCCTCGTCACCGCAGTCACCGCGCATGGGCAGCGCGCGCGGCACCCCCGTCATCCCTGCATCCTGGCTCGCCGATGATGGTTCCCGCCGAGTTCCTCACCTTCGCCGCCGTCGGCGCGCTCGCCCAGTTGGTCGACGGCGCGCTGGGCATGGCCTATGGCGTGGCGTCCGCGGCGATGCTGCTCGGTCTGGGCGTGCCGCCGGTGACCGCCACCGCCAGCGTGCACCAGGCCGAGGCCTTCACCTGCGGCGCGTCCGGACTGAGCCACTGGCTGGCCGGCAACGTGCGCTGGCGGCTGTTCTGGGTGCTGGCGATTCCCGGCGTGATCGGCGCGGTGGCCGGTGCCGCGGTGGTGGTGCACGTGCCGGCCGAATGGATGCGCCTGGCATTGACGCCCTACCTGCTCGGCATGGGCGTGTTCCTGCTGATGCGCGGTGCGCTGGGCCGCCCGCCCGGGCCGGAGGTGCCACGCGGCACGCCGATGCTGGGCCTGGGTGCGGGCTTCGCCGACGCGATCGCCGGCGGCGGCTGGAGCGCGCTCACCGTCACCACGCTGGTCGCGCGGGGCGCCACGCCGCGGATGGTGATCGGCACGGTACACCTGGCCAAGTGCGTGGTCAGCATCGCCGCCAGCGTGAGCTTCCTGCTGATGATCGGTCTCAGCCACGGCACGGCCGTGCTGGGGTTGATCGCCGGCGGCGTGGTTGCGGCGCCGGTGGGTGCGATCTTCGCGCGGCGCATGCCGGCGCGGGTGGCCACGGTGCTGGCGGCGATCGCCGTGCTGGGCCTGGGGGTCAACAACGTGGTGGCGGCGTTCGGCTAGGCCCGCGCCTCGGGGACGCGCACCACGGGACCCTCGCGCTCTTACAATGTCGCGATGAACGATTACCCCATCGAAGTCCGCGGCTCGGCCAGACAGCCGCTGGGCATGGCGCCCGCACAGTTCCTGCGCGACTACTGGCAGAAGCGCGCGTTGCTCATCCGCAACGCGTTCCCCGATTTCCGGCCGCCGCTGCAGCCGGACGACCTGGGCGGCCTGGCCTGCGAGGACGGCGCGCTGTCGCGGCTGATCATCCACGACGAGGCGCGCGAGCGCTGGTCGGTGAAGACCGGGCCGCTGGACGAAGCCGACTTCGCGCGCACGCCCGACCGCAACTGGACCCTCCTGGTGCAGGACGTGGACAAGTGGGATGCCGACGTGGCGCAGCTGCTGGAGCATTTCCGCTTCCTGCCGAGCTGGCGCATCGACGATGTCATGGTTTCCTATGCAGAACCGGGCGGCGGCGTCGGCGCGCACGTGGACCAGTACGACGTGTTCCTGCTGCAGGGCCTGGGCCAGCGGCACTGGGCCATCAGCACCGATCCGGATGCGCCGAAGGATTTCCGTCCGGATGTCGAACTCAAGCAACTGGTGCAGTTCGAGCCGACCCACGAATGGCTGCTCGAACCGGGCGACATGCTCTACCTGCCGCCGGGCGTGCCGCACGACGGCGTTGCCTTCGGCGGCCCGTGCATGACCTTCTCGGTCGGCATGCGCGCGCCGTCGCAGGCGGAACTGACCGGCGACCTGGCCGATTACCTCGCCGAGCGGCTGGACGAGTCGCAGCGCTACACCGACCCAGACCTCGCGCCCGCACGCTCGACCGGCGAGATCGACGCCGCAGCCCTGCAACGCCTGCGCGAGGCCCTGCCCTTCGCCGGCGGGCTGGACGAGGAAACCTTGCGCGACTGGTTCGGCCGCTTCATCACCCGCTACCGCAACGCGCAGTCGCCCGCGCCGCCGGCCAGACCGGTGACCCCGGCCGCGCTGCGCAAGCGCCTGGAGGGCGGCGCCA
Proteins encoded in this window:
- a CDS encoding sulfite exporter TauE/SafE family protein encodes the protein MMVPAEFLTFAAVGALAQLVDGALGMAYGVASAAMLLGLGVPPVTATASVHQAEAFTCGASGLSHWLAGNVRWRLFWVLAIPGVIGAVAGAAVVVHVPAEWMRLALTPYLLGMGVFLLMRGALGRPPGPEVPRGTPMLGLGAGFADAIAGGGWSALTVTTLVARGATPRMVIGTVHLAKCVVSIAASVSFLLMIGLSHGTAVLGLIAGGVVAAPVGAIFARRMPARVATVLAAIAVLGLGVNNVVAAFG
- a CDS encoding cupin domain-containing protein — protein: MNDYPIEVRGSARQPLGMAPAQFLRDYWQKRALLIRNAFPDFRPPLQPDDLGGLACEDGALSRLIIHDEARERWSVKTGPLDEADFARTPDRNWTLLVQDVDKWDADVAQLLEHFRFLPSWRIDDVMVSYAEPGGGVGAHVDQYDVFLLQGLGQRHWAISTDPDAPKDFRPDVELKQLVQFEPTHEWLLEPGDMLYLPPGVPHDGVAFGGPCMTFSVGMRAPSQAELTGDLADYLAERLDESQRYTDPDLAPARSTGEIDAAALQRLREALPFAGGLDEETLRDWFGRFITRYRNAQSPAPPARPVTPAALRKRLEGGATLLRHPWSRLAWSRSRRAAVLFANGQAYTAPAELARRLCAERSLAFQGVPGEDALELLLALVNDGHLVPHKGRR
- the sat gene encoding sulfate adenylyltransferase, translated to MNGIALAADTGGSGQLIAPHGGVLKDLYLPPAEAQALGARIGDLPSLELDTRRLCDLELLLSGAFSPLEGFLGRDDYDGVVRDMRLTDGTLWPMPITLDVGEAFAAGLARGSEVVLRDGRGVALAILDVQDIYWPDRLHEAQRVFGTSDRTHPGVAELLDRTGPVYLGGRVHGLQPPVHPDFPELRDTPRSLRAWFEDQGWHRIVAFQTRNPMHRAHRELTLRAAEQVGARLLIQPSVGRTKPDDVDYSTRVRCYRALLPHYPEGQARLSLLPLAMRMGGPREAVWHAIIRKNYGASHFIVGRDHAGPGKDANGQPFYGPYEAQQMLERHQEELGIRIVPFPAMVYAVNRDAYIPATEVQPTDEVRDISGTELRRRLREGSEIPAWFSFPDVVEILREQHPANTQ
- the cysK gene encoding cysteine synthase A; the protein is MIYDSILDTIGNTPIVKLHRLAPKNVELYVKVEAFNPAGSVKDRLALAIILDAEQRGTLKPGQTVIEATSGNTGVALAAVCAARGYPFVAVMTETFSIERRKLIRAYGGKVVLTPAAARGTGMVQKADELAKKYGWFLANQFENPANPAYHRSTTAAEILRDFAGRRLDFFVTGWGTGGTLTGVGEVLKVARPEVKIIASEPAGAALLSGKEWQPHKIQGWTPDFVPGVLNRKVVDEILPVDDTLARDTSRKLAEQEGIFVGLSSGATLAAALQAANDAPEGSVLLAMLPDTGERYLSTFLFEGVNEGSDDVETAGSSLATKATAA